The genomic window ATACATCGGAAACAAATCCAACCCCCTCTTCACTTTTGGTTACGTCATTCAGTCCCGAAAGGAAGTCCTGCATTATTTCCTCGGAAACATCGCGCTCGAGCTCTGGCAGATTGTCCAGCATTTCCCCAAACGCATCCGCAATTGGAGCATGAAAAACCTCCAACCAGATCTCTATGTCCTCGAAAAGCGCTGCAAGAACCGAGAACAGGCACGCCGCCCCGACTTTTCTTGCTGCTTCCAGCAGTTCGTCAAGATGATGGCGAAGCACATCTACGTAGAGTCCCGGTGTGTCTTCGGGCATGAGTATGCCAAAGGCTTGCGAGAGTGGGCCTACACGCTTCAAGGGATCGTCGTCCTGTACGAACCATAGCACACTTGCCTGGGACCAGAGTTCCTCACGAATCGTTTGGTTGGCATCTCCAAGGTATCTTACCAACCGCCCATAGAAGGCGGAATGGTAACGTTCCTCGAACTGCAACGGGAAACGCCGAATGCTAATCAAGAGCGGCTCTTCAAGGGGACGCTCACGGAGCACCGCATTCGCCGTGTCAAGGAATCCTACGCTAATCCAGGTTCCACAGGCGGATATTTCCTGGGCGACCATGGCGAAGAGATCTATTCGCATTTCCTCGTCACCACACCGCAGCACCTCTTCCCCAAGCCCCTTGCTGTCTTCGAAGTTGAATCCGTTCTGTGACTGCGGTTGGTCTATCGTCCCATCCGTCTGCCGTCGACCTGTCTGCCGAAGTGAGGGAAATACGCGTTCAACTTGCCTTCTGATGAAGGCACCGGGAAGCGTGCCCTCCACATTCTGGCTGGCCATGTGCAAAACCCTGAAACCTTCAAGGTCAAAGGTTAGGTGTTGCTCGAGAACCAATAGCGTATCGAGATCTATCTGCTTCACTTCTCCCAGCGCAGAACAAGCGATCCTGTCGATCGAAAGCGGTTCCAGGGTTGAAGGGGGACTGTCGAGCATCGGCCCACATTTCTCAGCCTCAACGTATTGATGAATCAGCAAGGCCCGTTTGGACACTTCGCGTATAGATGGAAGCCGGGAAAGAAGCAGAGCTTGATGCTCTTTGTTCTCAGCCATAATCACACCGGCATATAGCAGGAAATCCATTCCATCGATCTTGCTCAGGTTTACTCCTTCCACATCCGCAGCCCGCAGTGTCCCGGGGCATCGCAATTCAACCGATAGACACAGGTGGGCACGCTCATCCTCTGTATACATCACTCGTATCGCATGGAGTATGTCGCGCCGGCTCTGAGGGTCGGGAATATTCTTTATAGAGATTCGAAGAAAACTATTTTCATCGCTTTGCGTAACGAACCGTTCCCTTAATCCTAGAAGATGTCCTGCCATATCTCGCGTGTGGAATCCGATCTGGCCGACACAACTGGAGCAAAACCGGGCGAGCGCTTCCGGATGAGGGATGGTTCCAAGAACCGGGGACGGGATAGGCTTCAATGAGGAGAGAATGGATAGGCAACGATCATAATCTGCTCCATCAACGGGAGGCGACTGCATTGATGCACGCAAAGCCGCTTTCTTCTCGGAGGAAATCCGAAGTCGAAGCAGTTGACGGATCATATGCTCATTAAGCCACTCACATCCCACAGAGCTCCCATGATTCAGCAGGAGTGAGAGTCCGGCCAATCGTACTCGCACTCCTTCCATTTTGCGGAGTTTTCCAGCAGCCTTCCACATTCTATCCCAGGTGTCTTTGAGGTAATCGTCTCCGACCTTGAATGCGACGGACAACGCGACCGCGCAAAGCTCACAGTCACCCATGGAAGCCCATAAGAGTAGAATCTCATCAATCCGCCGTTTAAGGAAATTATCGATTACGAGTTTCACGACTTGGTGGTTCTCTGCTTCGTTCACCAAATACTCCGCAGCACGCAACAATTTTCGATAACTTTCGTAGTCATTGATCCAAAACAGGGAATCTTCCTCCAACACCTCGGCAACGGAATCCCGAAGCATGGTTGCGAATGGTTTTGGCATGATCCCCGTTGACAGGAAAAAGGTCATGATATCCCCTACACGCGTCGAAGCATCGGGTTTATTGAGTTTCCAGTAGGCATTCAGGTGTTTCCGCAATTCGGGCGCACAGGCAGAGCGCGACTTCCCATCAACGGTGTCAAGTATGTCGGCTGCATCTTTGTAATGGTTCCGGCATATCTCTTCATGTAAGACTTTTTCTTCATCACCGGGGTTGGCATCAAAACTGGGCTTCATGCCACAACGAGCCAAATGCTCTGAAACAGTAGGTAGTTGCGCGCCAGCCTTACGCACAGTAGAACTCAATGCTTCACGGCAGAATGATTTATCCTTTCCATCTAGGGAGCTCAGTAGCCGGGCACAATAATCGAAGACAGGTCCCGCGTGCCCCAGTTCCTTAACTGCCGAAAGAAAAAGCCTATGCATTGCGGAGGCTGCTTGTGTATCGACCAGTGCGAGTCGCGCAACCACACTGCCAGCATATCGATGCCCCCAAAGTGGCTTCAAAATACCTAAGATGGCATCTCCGGCATTCTCCTGTAGTTGCTCTTCGAGGCATGCACACGCTTCAACAAGCTTGGCTGTAAGTGCTGGACAGTTTCTGACAGCCGCCGCTTCCGCCGTGGCAATCAACTCTATGACGCTTGATTCGGTAAGAGAATAACTGAGATGGGGTATAATGTTCTCGAGGGTAGCTTCGGATTGCCAGAGTGAAAGGATAACATCCCCTCGCTCTGCCATCCGGCGGTTCGATTCAGCCAGCGTTGCGGCCGCCAGAATATGTTTATCGGCATCCCCATCAGGGTGCAAAGCCAGTGAACTTTCGACGCGACGATGCAACAGGTTCTGAAATTGTTCGGGAGTGGTCTCGGGCTTGGTTCGCAAAGTTCGCAACACAGAATCTGTAACAAGATCAAGGTAAATCTTCGGATCACGTATTCCCAGCACCAAAAATGTAAACGCATATCGACAATGGCTTCCTTCCAGGGAGTCATCTGCGATGACCTCTGAGCATCTCTTTGCCAGATTATGTTGCAGCGAGTTCTTCACTTCGAATGGCGTGATTGGTGGCAGCAAAACCTTCATACGCAGGGAGGGAGGGCGCAGAATACAGTGACCTACAGGAGATGATTGGATAATTTCCGGTGCCAACGAAGCTAGCCGCGAAATGCTGTGACTATCCCAGCCGGTTAAGTACGGCAACAATTCCGTCGGAGAATCCTCCGGCAACAGAGCGAGAGCCTGAAGCAGCCGGAGCAAGTCCTCCCATTTCTCCTCGGGGCATGCTTGCCGGGTACGGTTCAGGGACTCCGTCGCGATACTGCTTGTGTTGATTTGGCCACCATTATTCGACATCTTCTGCCTCCAGCATATCGTGTGCGACTCTCCTCATGAGGAGGATGTTGGAGCCTGACAGTTCATACACCTCATTGGCTACTTTCTCCAGGCTGGAACAATCGTAGGATGCAACAGCAAAATAGGATTGTATGAACTCCAAAACACAGGATTCTTCATCAAACGAAAAAACAACCGAAGAACAAGGTAGACTACACAAGGCCAGTTGAGCTGGACTTGGAGAGCGAACCGTAAGTATCCAACGGAGTGGTCGTTTTCCTCCCTGAAGATACTGTCGGATCATTGTGAGTATCCGGCCAAGAAGCTCATCGCCGGATTGGTCGATCCCATCAAGCAACACCAGAACATCAAGCCCATCCAGTTTGGCTCCCAGCGCAGCAACGAATTCCCCTAACTTCGCACAGGAATCTACTCCACGAACAGACTTGGCCGCGCCGGACACTCCTGTAAATTTAGTCAGTTGCACAGCAAGAGATTCCGCAAGACAGGATTCCCGCTGCAGTTCTGTATCGTCTTCGCAAAATGGATAGTAGACCGAGGAACGTCGGTTTCGCTGATGGAAATCAAGGAGCCAAGTAGATTTTCCTGACTGGAAGCCACCAGGTAGAATAAGTATATCGGCCAGATTGCCGGACAGGGCTGTCTCGACATTCTTGTCAATGACAGACCGATGAAGAACCACCGGCGCAGATCGCTGGATCTGAAACATCCTGCGCTCCCTTGCATCAGAAGCAATGCCAAGCTGCTCCGCCGGCCTTGGCCCCTTCTGGGATCGAATGGTTTGCGCGACTTGGGCAGAAGGCATCACGCTGAGGCGATATCCGTAGTCTTTGCTTGTCCAAACAATCGCAATAACAATCCGACCCAAGGGCGAGGCTTCGTCCGCTAGCTTCTTGTGAATATGTTCCCTGGTTTTCTCCCGTGTCGGATCGTTCTTCAAATCCATCCATAGCACATCGCCATACTCTTCATTTGTCAGCAAATGCTCCTTTAACTTGCTGTACAATGAATGTAGAAGTTTTACTTGCGTAGAGGGCGGTTTGGCCTCTTTTACAGCCCCCGATGCAAACACCCAAAACCCCCGATTTAGAATAGCCTTCTTGCCTTCTCTGGTCTGCGTGCCGGGGAAAGCCGAGGCAAGGGCGCACTGCACCTCTTCCGAGTCGAGAAACTCGAGCGCCTTGGATGCTGAAATGGATCCTAAACCTTTCATAACCCGTTTTCCGTGATACAAATGAACTATACGGGATGATAAGATAACACGGAATCAAAAAACGAATCGAAACAGGGCCAGTAAGATGCCGAGACGAGCAAGGTTATACAGATTTCCAAGATTCGACTTCCCGATTTGCTCCCATGATCGAATACGGAGATTCCTCGCCACCACCATGCCACACTGGAGCATCGAGGCCCGAATCTATCAGTAACGCGTCGCAGGTGAGCCACACGAAGTCGCTCGGGGCCATTTCGCGCGTCAATGTGCAAAGCGACTCCAGACGAGGTGTGCTTGATGTCACCAGCAGCACCCTGAACCCAAGGAGTTTTCGATTAAACCAGTTTGGGTCTTCGTATCGTTTGTAGCCATTTCGACCGAGGTATGTACGGTAGACAAGCACCTTGCGCCGCACATCGCTTATAGCTTTTGATTTTCGTGCCGCGACCCTTTCCGTGCCCATGTCAATCTCCATAAAGAAGAGGAGCCCTTTGTCTTGCGTCGTGTCAGTGAGACAAAACACCGCGTCAGGAGTGAAGGAAAAAGACTCACCATCTGCACTTTCAACATGATCCGATATAATCGGTGCCCCGGTTTTCTTTACATGTGAAGGAGATGTTGAGGAGATGAAGCGTAGAGTCAGTTCCGGCTTTAGCCTGACGGTCTGCTCGAGGGCACACCGTACCGAGTTAAGCATAACCTGATGGTCTATCAGAGTGCCGATGCCCGAGTCAGTGACCGAGGAAGGTTTCACACATGCATCCAGCCGCCCGTGTTCTTTTAAAAACTGAACACCTGATTCCGTGACGGAGAACAGGTTTTCCGGCCGACCGCGCCGGCGTCCAATGCCGCGAGAGCCGATGTTGAGCAACCCATCCGCTGCCAGGCGCCGCGTCCGCCGTCGAACCATCTGCTCTGATGTATCGAGAAACTGCGCAAGCTGGATCGGGGTCGAAACCCTCAGTTCGGCTGCGACCACCATGAGGTTAATATCCTTATCCGCCGGCATGAAACATCTCCATTCTGAATAGTTGAATTCATAGAGATGAGCGGCAGAAACAGACTGGATGTTTCATCCAGCAGCGGTTTTTAGGGCAAAACTGCTGTCAAAACGTCCCTCCCGTGAAATTCTTCTTGTTAAAATTACACGCACCTACTGGCTTCAGACAATGCAACCACCAAAAACCGCGCGATTTGGTGAAAAATCTGTTCGCTACGGTGGGATTATGGAGCCTTACAGCCTGGTTGGTGATTTTGTACTGAGTAAGAAAACCATCCAGATGCCCGATCCATAGGAGGGCAAATCCCTTGTCATTTGGGAGACCGCTTAATGATGTAGATTGCTTGAACAACACCGACGAGAAAACAAGTCTGATGATGAAAGTGATGCCTGTAGCAGTCTAAACGTAGTGTAAGGACGCTCTGTCCTTTTCTTCCGATATGGAATCACGGGTGGCTGTTGCGTAACTTCTGAGCATTCTTGCCATCTTCTGTAACATGCTGGAGCATCGGCTGGAGAACACCCAGCCGGAGCGGTAGCCGTATGTAGGATTAAAGTGGCTGATGCGTTTGATAATGCCCAGCTTCTTGAGCTTCGCGCGGACGATATCGAGGATTCGAGAAGAGATTTCGTATCGAGATGAAATATCCGTGCTGGACAGAAGGAACTGGTTGTCGGCGTACTTGATCTCAAGCCAGATGGCTACAAAAGCCCGCTGGTGATTGCGGTTGTCCGGAAAGAAAATACGGGCGAGATCGTCAAGACCTGAAATCCGTCGCGCCAAAGCCGGGTTCATCTCAATCTTTGTTCTTACCGGCATAGGGATTCACCTCTCGGAATGATGGTTCCGTCAACGCCCGCTGCCGCTGGATAAAGCGATCATGGGCGATGATCAGGGCATCCTGACGAAACCCCGTTCCGAGCTGTTTCTCGATGAAGATGATGGTCTCGTAGGCGGATACGTAAATATCATTGAAAAGTCGCCAGAATCGCCATCGCACACCCTGGCGGGTCAGCTTGAAGAGACGTTCTACGTGTTCCCCATAGTTACCCCGCAGCACGAAGTAGAACGGCGAGTCAAACGTTCGTTCGATCCAGACCGCGTCCTGGTCGATGAGTTTCTGAAGCCGCTCCAGGAAGGCTTTGTCCTTTTCATTGAGCTTCATTTCCCTGCCAGGCGAAGCCTGCCTCCCTCTATCTGTTCGATCTCCAGCAGTCCCTCGTGCTCCAGGAATATGGCCGTGACAAACCGGAATATCTTATCGAGCTTCGCGTCCTCAATGAGTTGACGTATGCCTTCGAACTCGACGACGCAGCCCTGAACCAGGGCCATTAGGTGATGGCGGTAGACCTCAAGGTCGAAGTGTTCCGCGACTGCTTGGCGCAGCTCATCGGGAACGACGGAAGCGATGATGGCGTTCAGATCCATCTCCAGCCCCGGCACCTGATCGATCGACATAGGCTCACACATCACAAGAGGATCTGAGTGCGTGTGTCGGAACATCTGCCGAGACATTTCCTGTTTTCGGCGCTTCTGGTCCCGCGACGCCTGCATCTTTTCCCGAAAGTAGGCCGCGTTGAAGACTTTGATCTCAACATTGTAGATGGATCGCACAGGTTGACGGCACCGTGGACACCAGTAGTGGCATACCTTCAGAACCAGCTTGGATTCGCAATCCGGACAGGTCTGAAATACCAGCGTAGGATCGACCTGTGACGAACAGTTTGCGCACACAGCGAGCGCATCGCGTACCATTTGAAGTTCCGGCTCCCCGCATTCAGGGCAGAGCTTCTGAAACAGTACAACTGCGTAGAATAGATCCCTTGCACGAGTCTGGAGTGTAGCGATGCGGCTCTCGACCTCTCGGAATGCCATAAGGAGTGGGTTGCTTCGCGGCATGCAAATGTTCTCGTCGTATTGAGCTTCGATCATGCATTCCTTAAGGTCGCGACGCTTATAAAGGTTTCGGTGGGGAATGTCCTGTCAGACCATTCGCTCAATGAATGGATTCCACAATTATTAGCGAAAAAAAAAGTCAATGTGATGCAAATGCGTTTTTAGCATTCATCCAGACAGGTCGGCCCGGTTGGACAGCAATGCGAACCTCTCTAAAACGACTCTCCATCCGACTCGGTACCGATCAGGATAGTAATGCGAACTTGGAATCCTGAAAATTAAGTTTCGTGTTGATAATGACTTGCAACAAAAAAGTGCGAAACCGGATCAAAACGACCCGATTTTCGCTTTTTGAACGATCATCCAGATCGGTACTCCTGACTGGATAGCGATGCGAACTCACCCTCCTCTACAACCCCAGTCTAAATTACACCGCCACGGCTTCACTTTTACGAATATCATCGAACTGATTGATTAGAACATCGCCATCATCGAAGTGAGCAACGATCCTAAGTTCTCCACCCATAGCAAAAAGAATCTTGCGCAACGTGCTAATATAGATATCCGACTGACTTTCAAACTTTGAAACTGCAGCCTGATTAACATGCAGCTCCTTGGCCAGCTCCTCCTGAGTCAATTCCATAGCCTGGCGTAACTCTTTTAGAGCCAGTTCATTTTTCAGGACCTCAGTCTTGATTTTTATTTTTTCCAGGCGCTCTTCGGGCATATCGGCTAATAGCTTTTTGAATGACTTACTCATAGCAAACCCTCCTTCTCTAATTCTTCCATATGTTTATCGTATATCTTATCCGCCTGAGGAACGAATTCATCGTACCAACGGTTATTACCAACCTTATTTCCGCCAATCAACAGGATCGCACATCGTCTGGAATCAAAGGCATATAATACCCGATACGGGTCACCTGCATGCTGAACCCTCAACTCACGCATATGACTATGCTTGGATCCAGCTATTCCCGAGCTGAATGGAAACGGGAGAGATGGCCCCTTTTCGCCAAGCAGATTTACAGTAGCCACAACGTCATCCTGCACAGCTTCGGAAAGCGATTCCCACCAGCCCTCAAATTCATCCGTATATTCGACATCCCATTTCATAACGGCGCTCAACATATAACCTTAGAGTTATATTTGTCAATCATATGTTTTTATTGCTCTCCCGATCTCTGCTTTTCGGTAGCCCGAACAGCATCCTTCAGGTAAATTTTGCAGCTTTGCTGATTTCTTAGGGGTGCGAAAAGGTATCGCCTCCCATAAGTTCATTATTGATAGCAAGTTTTGAGGATTATTATTTTGGGTAAGACAAACGATAATTTTAGATTTTTGCAGGTGGTATTCATCCTTCTTTCGAGGTTTTACATGCCTAGATATGATGTGCGGATTCAGATTCTTAAATATCAGATTAAAATGCTTCGTGATCGGATTGATGATCCACGAATCATCACGGAGAAAGAGGAGCGTACGGAATTGATGCGACTTGGAGCTTTGATCGACCATGACATCTCCGATGTGATGCTGGTGGTTAAGCCTAAAACCTATCGCACTTGGCAGCGAAAGAAAGCGGGTAAAAAACCGAAGCGCAAAGGGGGACGACCGGAAACGGAAGCAGGAACGATCCAATTGATTCTTAAACTCGTCACAGAAAACCTTGGCTGGGGATACAAAAGAATATTTGGAGAACACTGTCATCCCATAGAGAACGCTAATGAAGTATAAGCGCCCGTTTTTGTTAAGGTTTTTGATGTTCGGTTCATTTAGTCGATTTCGATTTTTTATCGAAGGTTAATGATGGTTCCCCGTTTTAAACAGTTGGCTGTCCCACAGCTTTTAGACGAACCCCGGCAGATACGCCTGTTCCGGTGCTCCTCTGATACGACTGGGTGGTTTGGCTGTCCCATAGGATTCCAGCAAGGCCGTCAGATCCCAGCGTCGCCACAGCGCGGCGCGCACAACGGTAAAGAGACGCTTGAAGCTGTGTCCCCACCCGTGCATGAACGCCAGGCAGCGCATGAGCAGATGCACCAGCAGCCCCGTCCAGACCTGCCAGCGAACGGCGTTGGCGCTGTAGCCGAGGAAGTCGGAGAGCTGGAGCGTCTGCTTGATCTCTTTGAAAAATACCTCGATGTCCCATCGGCAACGGTAGAGTTCAGCGATCGTCCACGCGCTCCACTCCATGTGGTTGGTCATGAAGACCATTTCGACATCTTTGCCGTTGATCTCCACGAGGGCAACGACGCGGCGCAGCTCGCTCGGGTAGGCCTCCTTCGATTTTTCGAGCGCCATCTCAATCACCTCGTCGCGAATGATGCGCTTGTGTCCGGTAGTTTCGAGCGTGCGCACCACATCGTATTGCATGTTGTCCTTGGCCCGGCCTACCCACCAGATGCCGCGCTCCGTCAGTTCGTAGAGATGCCCGAATTTCGTGTAAGCCTTGTCGAACACGGCGATTTCACCGGATTTGAGCCCTGCGCACAACGCCTGCGCCTTGGTGCTATCATGGTGCTTCGCCGTATCAACGATGGCGCACCGGGGCAGAAAGCTCTGCAGGTCGAGGCGCAGATGACACTTGGCCGCGGCTTTGCGACGGCGGTGCTTCGCCCAGTCCATGCAGTTGGCGACCAGTTGGACCGTGGTCGAGTCCATCGCATGGATCGCCTTGCTGAAGCGCCGAAGGTATCCGCGCCGAACTTTGCCTTTCGCGAAGCCCGGAACCGTATCCATCAGATGCTTCATCATGCTCCAGTAGAGTTCTTCAGCCATGTCCGCGCTGCGGACCCTGTTCGCATGGCTCAGGTTGTTGCGCGAAGGAGGAACTGCACCTCGTATAGTCGAGAGCGCCGCCGCATTCATCTGGAGCGCGTCGCACACATCATTGAGTCCAAGCGCGTGCGAGAAGTGGGCGTACATCAACGAAACCACATGGCTCCACGGCGTGTACGTCCGGCATCGGGCGTCTACGCCATGCTTCTTCGCAAGGTTCGACACCATGTGTCCGGGAATCAGATTGCACATTTGTTTCAAGGTAGTATACCTATGTCCGGCTGGTTTGTGTTTTTGTCTTTGTTTTTTCATACCCTCCGAGTGGAGGATTTAAGACGCACTTACCAGCCTTTTTATTTAAGAGCTATGGGATGACAGTGACTTGGATTTCTACCCTTTGATTTTTTCGTTTTTGCACTCACATTGATCATTCGACCGGAACTGAGAATTTCCTCGAGTTTTTCATCCCTTCTTCCTCTGTCCTATTTAGCGGGGAGTTTGGCGCCGACGCTTTTGAGGTATTTCAAATCGTCCGCCTGCAACACCTTCGAACCGAGCATGCTCGTTTGACCGTTGGCTGTTTTGATGGTCAGAATTGTTTTGCCTTTCGGGTTCACGAAAATATCGGCGAGCGATCCTTCCATCTCCTGCTTTTTTCCTTTAGCCCAAACCCGGCTTTCAAACGTTTTGCCGGCAGGCATCAGGTGGGCGCTGGATTTCTTCGTAGATACAGCGGGTTTCTGTGCCGGGTTTTTACGGACCGCCGCACTACCGGTCAGTTTCTCAACCGGCAGGTTGCGGAGATTCCGATAGGGGCGCAGCTTGCTATTTGCGTTGGCTTCGGGATCATACAGAGGGTTGGGACGACGCTGATATTTTAGCGGCACGACTTCGTCGATTATGACGTCGATTTGCTTAACCAGCTCCTGCGCTTTTTCCGGCATCTTTTCGGCGAGATCGTTTTTCTCTTCGATATCCTGCGCGATGTTGTAGAGCTCGAGATAGCCCTGATCGTCATAGATCAACTTGTAATCGCCTTTTCGAATCGCACTGCGAGGATCGCCGGCTTTATGCCAGAAGAAGGTATCGCGGGTGTATTGATTGGCTTTGTTTTTCGGATCTTCGAGCAGCGGAAAAATCGATTGCCCGTCCAACCTCATTGCGTCCAAATCGCCGGCTTGTCCCACCACATTCATAATGGTCGGGAACATATCTTCGATGCCAATCGGCAGATCGCAGAATGTGTTCGGCTTAATTTTACCAGGCCAGTAGGCGATAAACGGAACGCGCACGCCGCCTTCTGCAACAGCTTGGGAAAGGATTGCTGCGAACCGTCGAACACCCCTTTTTCATTCACCTTGAAACCATTTTTGTGGCTGTGCTTACCGGTCAGAATGGTGGCGCGACTCGGCCCGCAGATCGAATTACCCACCATACAACGGTTAAACCGCATTCCATCAGCCGCAAGCTGGTCAAGGTGCGCGGTCGGTGCGACTTTCGCAAGGATTCCACCGTAAGCACTGATCGCCTGGGTGGCATGATCGTCCGTAAAAATAAAAACTATATTCGGTCGCGCGGCCGAGTGGGCAGTCATCACCATCCCCGCAAAACAGACTGTCCAAAAAATTAATTGTTCACACCGCTTCATACAGCCTCCATATCCACAATCGTTCTTTCCTTTAATTTTCCATCAAGCATCCGGTCAATATGATCGCTCAATTCACCCAATGAAATTTCGGTATACATTTCCATTAATTAACGGATACCGTACTTCGATGATTCTCAACAACGACCTCCAAACCTCGGAGGCTTGTGTTGTGTTCAACGTCGACCTTAACGCCCTTTGGAGCCCCGATATTAACCCGCAGGGTTTTGCCGAAGATCTTCCAATCCACATGTACTGGCCCTTTGGGCGTAGCCATGGAACCGCTCGCCTGCGTGAGGCCGCACAGACGCGGGCTGACTTCAAAGGCTGTGCCGCCCGCCGCAGTCTGACGAATCCCCAGTACAATACGGGTCAGGAACCAGATCGGGCTCGATGCCCAGGCATGACAGTGGCTGCGCGTCGGAAAACCGTGCGTATCAAAGTCGCTGCCTGCAAACATTTCCCAAACGGTACTGGCGCCGACATCAATCATCGGCTGGAACTTGGTACGGATCGAATCGAGCAGCGCATCATATTCACCGACTTTCTCAAGCGCCTCATACATAAACTGCATCGCGAAGGGAGATCCGATGGTGGTCATGTCTTTCGGCGGATTAAGCAGGTTGTTGAGTGCGGGCTTCTGGATGCGCTTATCGGCCACA from Pontiella desulfatans includes these protein-coding regions:
- a CDS encoding replication-relaxation family protein, encoding MPADKDINLMVVAAELRVSTPIQLAQFLDTSEQMVRRRTRRLAADGLLNIGSRGIGRRRGRPENLFSVTESGVQFLKEHGRLDACVKPSSVTDSGIGTLIDHQVMLNSVRCALEQTVRLKPELTLRFISSTSPSHVKKTGAPIISDHVESADGESFSFTPDAVFCLTDTTQDKGLLFFMEIDMGTERVAARKSKAISDVRRKVLVYRTYLGRNGYKRYEDPNWFNRKLLGFRVLLVTSSTPRLESLCTLTREMAPSDFVWLTCDALLIDSGLDAPVWHGGGEESPYSIMGANREVESWKSV
- a CDS encoding XRE family transcriptional regulator is translated as MSKSFKKLLADMPEERLEKIKIKTEVLKNELALKELRQAMELTQEELAKELHVNQAAVSKFESQSDIYISTLRKILFAMGGELRIVAHFDDGDVLINQFDDIRKSEAVAV
- a CDS encoding type II toxin-antitoxin system RelE/ParE family toxin, giving the protein MKWDVEYTDEFEGWWESLSEAVQDDVVATVNLLGEKGPSLPFPFSSGIAGSKHSHMRELRVQHAGDPYRVLYAFDSRRCAILLIGGNKVGNNRWYDEFVPQADKIYDKHMEELEKEGLL
- a CDS encoding IS4 family transposase encodes the protein MKKQRQKHKPAGHRYTTLKQMCNLIPGHMVSNLAKKHGVDARCRTYTPWSHVVSLMYAHFSHALGLNDVCDALQMNAAALSTIRGAVPPSRNNLSHANRVRSADMAEELYWSMMKHLMDTVPGFAKGKVRRGYLRRFSKAIHAMDSTTVQLVANCMDWAKHRRRKAAAKCHLRLDLQSFLPRCAIVDTAKHHDSTKAQALCAGLKSGEIAVFDKAYTKFGHLYELTERGIWWVGRAKDNMQYDVVRTLETTGHKRIIRDEVIEMALEKSKEAYPSELRRVVALVEINGKDVEMVFMTNHMEWSAWTIAELYRCRWDIEVFFKEIKQTLQLSDFLGYSANAVRWQVWTGLLVHLLMRCLAFMHGWGHSFKRLFTVVRAALWRRWDLTALLESYGTAKPPSRIRGAPEQAYLPGFV
- a CDS encoding sulfatase/phosphatase domain-containing protein produces the protein MRVPFIAYWPGKIKPNTFCDLPIGIEDMFPTIMNVVGQAGDLDAMRLDGQSIFPLLEDPKNKANQYTRDTFFWHKAGDPRSAIRKGDYKLIYDDQGYLELYNIAQDIEEKNDLAEKMPEKAQELVKQIDVIIDEVVPLKYQRRPNPLYDPEANANSKLRPYRNLRNLPVEKLTGSAAVRKNPAQKPAVSTKKSSAHLMPAGKTFESRVWAKGKKQEMEGSLADIFVNPKGKTILTIKTANGQTSMLGSKVLQADDLKYLKSVGAKLPAK
- a CDS encoding sulfatase-like hydrolase/transferase, whose amino-acid sequence is MKRCEQLIFWTVCFAGMVMTAHSAARPNIVFIFTDDHATQAISAYGGILAKVAPTAHLDQLAADGMRFNRCMVGNSICGPSRATILTGKHSHKNGFKVNEKGVFDGSQQSFPKLLQKAACAFRLSPTGLVKLSRTHSAICRLASKICSRPL